Part of the bacterium genome is shown below.
GTACCTGACCGCCGCGCTGGTGTTGGGCGGCGTGTTCGTTTACAAAGCCTGGAAACTCTTGAAGGGCCACGAGCAAAATTACGCGTGGGGACTCTTCAAATACTCGATTCTCTATCTGACCGCGCTGTTCGTCGTCATCATGGCCGACGCAGCTATCAGCAAGTAACCAGCGCGGTTGCTGGGACCTTGCCGTCGGCGCGCGGGTGATGATGCGCGACGATCGCCGAGCGGGGATTTAGCGCAGCGGTAGCCCGCGGCAATCAGAGAATCATCCGTACTATTCAGCCCCCAATATCCGCTCACAGGACCGGGGGAAAGTGACCGCAATGGAAACGCAAGACGAGCTCAAAACGCCGGATCAGAAGCGCAAGAACAAGCGCATGGCGCTGCTGCTCCTGATTCCCGTCGTGATCTTCATGTTCGGGTTCACGTACGTGCAGGTGCCGCTGTTCAAGATGTTCTGTCAGAAAATCGGCATCTCGCTGTCACCGCTCAATGACGTCGAGTACGCCAGCACGGGCCG
Proteins encoded:
- a CDS encoding protoheme IX farnesyltransferase (converts protoheme IX and farnesyl diphosphate to heme O) — translated: YLTAALVLGGVFVYKAWKLLKGHEQNYAWGLFKYSILYLTALFVVIMADAAISK